In one window of Pseudomonadota bacterium DNA:
- a CDS encoding DUF2071 domain-containing protein has product MLAQTDHRPWPLPTRPWLMTQTWEGLLFAHWPVPAAALRALVPEPLALDARDGTCYIGLVPFWIADESLRGRVKVPFAGSFIEMNVRTYVTHKGKPGVYFISLDASNHVAVMAARFLYALPYYNAKMSFDIADDGWVTYRSTRRHSGVPIAEFKGRYRAKGPALAFTPGTLERWLTERYALYTVDDGHVYEGDIHHTPWTLHEAQAEIETNTTFSCWGLDVPGEPPLLHYAPHIDTVIWPLERV; this is encoded by the coding sequence ATGCTCGCCCAGACCGACCACCGCCCCTGGCCCCTGCCCACGCGGCCATGGCTCATGACGCAGACGTGGGAGGGGCTGCTGTTCGCCCACTGGCCCGTGCCCGCCGCGGCGCTGCGCGCGCTGGTGCCCGAGCCCCTCGCGCTCGATGCCCGCGACGGGACGTGCTACATCGGCCTGGTGCCTTTCTGGATCGCTGACGAGAGCCTGCGCGGGCGCGTGAAGGTGCCCTTCGCGGGCAGCTTCATCGAGATGAACGTGCGCACCTACGTCACACACAAAGGCAAGCCGGGTGTCTATTTCATCAGCCTCGACGCGAGCAACCACGTGGCGGTGATGGCGGCGCGCTTCCTCTACGCCCTGCCCTACTACAACGCGAAGATGTCGTTCGACATCGCCGACGACGGCTGGGTGACCTACCGATCGACGCGACGCCACTCTGGGGTTCCCATCGCCGAGTTCAAGGGGCGATATCGCGCGAAAGGGCCGGCGCTTGCATTCACGCCAGGCACGCTGGAGCGCTGGCTCACCGAGCGGTACGCCCTCTACACGGTCGACGATGGGCACGTGTACGAGGGCGATATACACCACACCCCCTGGACGCTGCACGAGGCGCAAGCCGAGATCGAGACCAACACCACCTTCTCATGCTGGGGCCTCGACGTGCCTGGCGAGCCACCGCTGCTGCACTACGCGCCCCACATCGACACGGTGATCTGGCCCCTTGAACGGGTGTGA